The DNA sequence tatcagaatcttatttaacatgcaacatattcaataatctgtaactaagactcaataaagaaattctcattacacagtgtccagaatgtctctgaaacacttcagcctatgattagccatggattcctgggaggacactgtagcagtctctgaggatttcttcttatcacttcactgtaaaaacaaacaacaaccccaaaccattaaatgctggcttcatcttcttttaatttgattgtcagtgctcaactcaaaccaacagcagtattattaataatatcaggaatgattgtgtctaaaatcaaccactgattatatcccacttgtttgtttctagattgtatgatttatttagccaaatctaaactcacctctccatttgtgtaactggatactcaggataatgaaatttcactctggtttccatccaccaccaccccccttccattttctacatctcctatcatacaggaaccttgagcctatcccagagatcatagggcacaggacagggtacaccctggacagggtaccagtccatcgcaaggcacactcgcatacacattcacacacccattcatacactacagacactttggacatgccaatcagcctaccatgcatgtccttggacaggggtcatgcagcaggccaacaaccctaagcacaaaaagcacataagggtCCACCGaagtatggttaaaagagaataaaattcaagtttcagaatttgccaagtcaatgtcctgaccttaatccaatagaaatgttgtggaaggaccacAAACAAGCAGgtcatgtcaggaaaatcaccagcattccagagttgaagctgttctgtactgagaaacgagctaaaattcttacaagccgatgtgcaggactgatcaacagtaaaaacagggaaaatgtttagtttcggttatttctgaccaaggggttcacaccatatgctgaaagcaaaggttcacataggatcacataatagaaagaaaacattctacacaccgttataccaccagcagcagtctggactgttgacacaaggcattttcatgctgctgatgccaatgtctgaccctatcatctacatgtcacaacagaaatcaagattcatcaaatcaggcaatgtttttccatgcttcaactgtccagttccagtgagtccacgcccactctagcctcaggttcctgttcttggctcacagacaggagtggaacctaatatggttgtagcttatccacctcatttggttagacgtattgtatgttgcaagagggttttctgctccccacacttgtaaagaattatcattaccatagccttcctgtcagctcgaaccagtctgtccattctcctctgtcctctctcatcaacaaggtgtttgtttttctccatcattctgtgtaaactcaagagattgctgtctgtgaaaatcccagatcagcctctaaaattctcaaaccagctcgtctggcaccaacattcataccatcatcactgagatcactgagattctgatgtttgtgtgaatattaactgaagcttactgaaatacttacctgtatctgcatgattttatgcattgcgcagctgccacatgaattagttaagttctttttcaaacacatcctgcaaaagcaaataagatcggcactccatctgctttgagtagcctaatgcaaaatgtattcaaaatactatttttaagaactccaaaacacctgaaactgGATTCAAGGCACagtatacagtgttaccaccattgaaatcaccatttaattacatatgcttcaacagttaaaatatataataaataaataaatacattattattattattattattgttattattattattattaataataatgatataataataataataataataataataataataataataataataataatatgtgtaatttatatagctccttactcataaccagtgtcgctttacaattacaatgtttcaacaaaacatggaacatgcggtagactagatttgagaaaaaatatgatttatagtttacaaagaaatattaaatttctcatcaaaacatgattacactgcttatgctaagcttaatttacacaagtttctaattacaagattgaattatataaagtgagtgCGATcgattcatgtagtattaatgtaaacccattacattatgaaatcttgtggggatgttggcactgacaggtactataactatagtatttaaattaacatgattcaaaggtgtgtgatagaatagcacagtgttttaataaattcaatgctatgAATATTatgtgctattattaatgaatattatcctggtgtctaattttttgaaaacagtttcatattaaaatacaatgaatctgcacattttaacagttcaaatggagaagttattaatgttttgtcacagtaatgattctgtgtctcattgccaaaaatgaaaacctcttaactctgaaagtcaattaaacaatgtttgaaggagaatctataataaatgcatcatcagatgactaaagggaatgctggatgatccgtcacatcagttttagcctgacatttttgcttttgtttcacacatttgtacaacagtttttatgaatcagacattgattgattcataaatcaattatctcgctggataaaacctatacctatattatatatgtatatatttaagtatgtataaaatgtaaatggaaggtttttgcttcatgtttttttaaactttgctgtaGACCGTCatttgagtcaaacttatttgcatttgaagaacacaaagtgcatttgccttttaaataaactaaataaccatttagtgatacaccaagtggacagctcagagtttaaagggtcaaagagaggactttctgatctatgtcgaagaaggtaagaaacctctctaaactgtgcctttattttggcacaatgaatgatatatttgttatatgatgcacttcatataatttgatgtgcacagttaaagtctgattattaagtggtgaatggtacattgcttcctcaattggctattttctttttaatccttgAGTGCTCTTGTAAATTGTCTAAAGTTGGTATCTTTCTAGTTAAGCAGAAAATGGAGAATTCACAGAGGCCCATGCCTTTTCTTTTACTTGAaactctgatttcaagtatcaaactgatttcaagtattttaaaaaatctcgttttacagtacactatgattgatttaatatcacttgtaaattgtcataatttaaaaagacaataccttttatagattaaaaacacaacctatcaaatgttcctataatgtatatattttttttacgcagtgatatgcattttctcattgcagtcgattctgaccccatcagcaaggtaagaatacagtatagtagaatacagaaatacacacacacacacacacacacacacacacacacacacacacacacacacacacatgtctgagaccacaattgaaaatctggattttttttctcttttacattttgaaataaataggttttagaattttttaatatttaaaagaaagaaagtaaatgtttaatattttggatatttaattttttaaattctgcaactgtaaacattaagaaactctgaatctcttgtaaatattttaaaggttctactttttttttttttttttactgaagttgtagtcaataatacaatttcgaatgaaaattataaattaaataagaaaaaaaatgtaaaatagaaacattttccactagtgctctcagacttttgccccgactgtgtgtgtgtgtgtgtgtgtgtgtgtgtgtgtgtgtgtgtgtgtgcgtgtgcatgtgtgtgtgtgtgtctgtgtgtatgtaaacaaactattaatgaaaataattttgtgtaagataaatgaatgaataaatatgttctcttctccctccagtcgatgtggccttaggaggaatagcaatacaatcttctttacactaacaattatcctgcttactttgctagcgatgacaacagagcatctaacatgaatttcgaCTCATGTACTGCTACAAATCCTCAGTATAACCCATGGTGGAGGGTGGATTGTTGGCGGTGTATGATATTAGCAGTGTAATCGTCACTAACAGAGGCGACTGCTGTTCAGAACGGATAAATGGTGCTGAGATTCACATTAGCAACTCCTTGGTCAACAACCCcaggtgaaatatttaaaaaaatttttatataaaaatatcggCCTAAATGagtaagagtttatttatagaattttattaacattttaaaaagcttgctgaatataaggctttgcaatttggtaacaaatatttgtatatatttacaactcTAATGAGGCATTACAACATCCAGTAAAATTGttctttatgtaatatacataattataaagcactttaagacttaataaatatattgtgaatattttaatgattattattataatgataattaattaatgcttaaatagTCACTCATAAGTTTACTGTAGTATTGCTCATTtagtactgtacactttattttactgaagtatactcagcaacatttaaacaaacttattacagaaaatgtaggtaaaatatattactattactgAGATCTGATTGGCaaggacatttttaattgtataaattgtgtaattctgacATGTAAATTTACAAGGAATGAATTACTACTTACTGAAAGTAGTTCTGGCTACATGCCAAATtgcaggtttaaatgaatgctctCACTTTAACATTTAGTCCTATAATAAAACTTATACAAGGacatggatggatattagaaTACTgcagtatgtctctctctctctctctctctctcctctcgtcagtctcgtctctctctctctcctctgttgtgtgtgtgtgtgtgtggtgtgtgtgtgtgtgtgttgtgtgtgctaTACAGTAACTACATAGTAACTTAACTACATAATAAATTTCCTCATCTTCCCTCCGACAATGGGGAATCCGTCTATTTCTTAGAAGGAATAGTGACacagtgccctgcgatggactggcaccctgtccgggtgtaccccgccttgtgcccgatgctccctgggataggctccaggttccccgtgaccctgaaaggagtaagcggttgaaggatggatggatggatgaatagtgaCACAGTATGAAGCACAGAAGGGTTTAATTAGGaaggttttattttcattttattttctttcatctcaATCTTTAGAATGGAGGTGCATTTTTGTTATGTAACTTTAGTGGGTGTGAAAAAATAGAAGGTGGTGCATTGAAGTACtgtctatagctgctataatgtaatggGATACGTGGAACTAACTTTTTTTCACAGGTGTTCTGTAACATAGACATGACTATAAACTGAGAACAAGTATGAtgttcattctttaataaatattaaatttttttcttctgcacaCTCTGGTAATGAAACTGTATCAACTTCGGGTGGTGACAGATGTTTAACATTATTAACTTTGGGTTTTAACTTAATATGTAAAACTAAATATAGTtcccctcatttctctctcctctctctctctctctcagtgtggtgtgtgtgtggtgtgtggtgtgtgtgggtgctgtgtgtttgatgtttgtGGTGTTGGGTATTTGGTTTTGTGAGGTAGTACGTGGTTcagtgtttgtggtgttttgggttgttgtgtgtgtgtgtgtgtgcatgctgatTACGTGGAGTAAGTAAGCGTGTTGGAGAGCGTGCGTGGAAGGACTGAGGTTTTTGTCACTTCTTTCTCTATTTTCCCcttctacagtatctcacaaaagtgagtaaaccctcacatttttgaaaatatttgattatatctttcatgtgacagcactaaaAGAAATGACACCtgttgctacaatgtaaagtagtgagtgtacagcttgttaACAGTGAAAAATTTGCCATCCCCTCAAATAACTCgagcacacagccattaatgtctaaaaccGCTggccaacaaaagtgagtacacccctaagtgaaaatgtccaaattggcccaattagccattttccctccctggtatatgtgacttgttagtcacaaggtctcaggtgtgaatgggggcatgtgtgttaaatttggtgtctcGCTCTcaacactccctcatactggtcactggaagttcccCAAAAACCATGGGGGGGGGCACCTCATGTCAAAGAAATCTCTTCTGATGATctgaaaaaagtgtgtgaagtGCATATGCTTTCCTTGTGAGTGACACTTTTTAAGAATAAGTTGAGGGTTTGAGACAATGTAGCTAATTTCGACCTTCGAGGGTCCATTATATCATGCATTTGCGAGACTGATAAAGCAAGGCCTGAGAGTTGTGTTTGCATTCCTTTCTGTGGTGCTTGTAAGTTAGTGAAGTACTTGTGTGGAGAATGTGGAACTGGCTtcaaagtgaacacagacattGGTGTGATCCGCTGAATGCTGGGCCTACTAATAAAGGCTTGTGCTGCTATGTGTGACCTGTAGTTGCAGTGGACGTAGGACTGTAGTATATACGGGCCTCGAGTCCAAGGACGTGCTCAAAAGGAATGTCTTGTGTTTGAAACAGTAATGTCAATGTTGTACAAACACAGACAGCTTTTTCTAACCTCCTTACGCTGATGAGTGTTTGGCTGTATGCTTTACTATGTATGTTTTACCCAAAGTTCCTGACTATTgtgttgtactactactactactactactactgctgtgCTACTAATGGAACCAAAACATTAATACTGATAATTTTTgtatcttctgtgtgtgtgcatttagagagagagagagagaatggggaagaagaagacgttagcaggtgaaaagcagtgcctagtgaTTGTTTTcgaaaaagagagctattgtgtgccGTTGGTGTtaggcccgcctcctcgcctgttctcaactaggtcctgtcgagtgtggataaataggtgggcgctgcgcgagaaCGTTTATTGAGTGGTTTGACTTCGAgagcagcatcatgtctggcagaggcaagggtggtaaaggactcggcaaaggaggcgctaagcgCCACCGCAAGGTACTTCGCGATAACATTCAGGGATCACCAAGCCGCTATTCGCCGCCTGGCTCggcgtggtggtgtaaagcgtatttctggtctaatctatgaagagactcgcgtgtgctgaaagtgttcctggagaacgtgatccgcgacgccgtcacctacaccgagcatgccaagagaaagaccgtgaccgccatggatgtggtgtacgccctgaaacgccagggacgcaccctgtacggcttcggcggttaaacgctctaacaccgaacgacgcgacacaacggctcttttaagagccacccacatgtccTAGAAAAAGAGTTTCTCCGTGTCGGGGGAGGCTTTTTCTTTCGTGAAGCATaaggcatcaaacgctgtacagcagTAGCATAAGTGatagatctatttgtatttttttttgaataactctctctctctctctctctctctctctctctctcctctctatatatatataatatatatatatatatatatatctatatatattatatatatatatatatgcacagtattcAATATATAAACTGTTTGATTAATACGATTTAGAAAATGATTTTAGTATAAACttacttctatatttctctctctgtctcatacacacgcatacatgcatatataatataaaacgatTTTTCTCAAGcaattgttttttcatagtgcacGTTGTCCTAAAGTACAAGGGcgggaagggaaacaaagcgtATCGGAGGAAgcatggagggagggaggaacaGAATGCAGTAGGAGGCGCCATGCAGGGGGGGTATCGAATTGTGTCCAAATcaaaaaaaaggtgtcttgtCTGGGCGTCATTAgcatgtgggtctgtaaatagag is a window from the Ictalurus punctatus breed USDA103 unplaced genomic scaffold, Coco_2.0 tig00006292, whole genome shotgun sequence genome containing:
- the LOC108261934 gene encoding LOW QUALITY PROTEIN: histone H4 (The sequence of the model RefSeq protein was modified relative to this genomic sequence to represent the inferred CDS: inserted 3 bases in 2 codons); translated protein: MSGRGKGGKGLGKGGAKRHRKVLRDNIQGXHQAAIRRLARRGGVKRISGLIYEETRXVLKVFLENVIRDAVTYTEHAKRKTVTAMDVVYALKRQGRTLYGFGG